Proteins encoded in a region of the Perca fluviatilis chromosome 8, GENO_Pfluv_1.0, whole genome shotgun sequence genome:
- the LOC120564581 gene encoding E3 ubiquitin-protein ligase TRIM21-like isoform X2 has protein sequence MSAPSSLLTEDQFLCSICLDVFTDPVSTPCGHNFCKICITKHWNTNVPCQCPNCKEVFNIKPELQVNTLISEMAAQFRQSAQQEASSSSSEQQVSKQKEVPHVYLGSKRRTWMFFLLCLLCVFMAWMVSDQKKHLVGPEKEEYEAKKAELWKTGAEIMQMIQKRRLKIQEIKHSVELSDEDADREIAEGVQIFTALKESVERSQAELIETIKEKQKMTKQPAEGFITELEQEISELQKRSTEVEQLSQSEDHLHLLQSFTSLNDVPPSKDWTEVNIHPPSYEGFVRRAVTQLEETLSEQMKKLVRVELKRVQQSAVDVTLDPDTANHRLILSNDGKQVHASDMWRNLPDNLKRFFNYVFVLAKQSFSSGRFYYEVQVKGKTAWTLGVARESVNRKGQTLPTPQDGYWTIWLRNDNEYKALAGPDVLLSLKSRPQKVGVFVDYEEGLVSFYDVDAEALIYSFTGCSFTEKLYPFFSPEPHYGGKNYAPLIISPVSH, from the coding sequence ATGTCTGCTCCCAGCAGTCTGCTGACTGAAGATCAGTTTCTctgctccatctgtctggatgtgttcactgatccAGTCAGCACACCTTGTGGACACAACTTCTGTAAAATTTGCATCACTAAACACTGGAATACTAATGTTCCTTGTCAGTGTCCCAACTGTAAAGAGGTTTTTAACATAAAACCTGAGCTGCAGGTCAATACTTTGATCTCAGAGATGGCTGCTCAGTTCAGACAGTCAGCTCAACAggaagccagcagcagcagctcagagcaacaagtgtccaaacAAAAAGAAGTTCCCCATGTCTACTTAGGATCCAAAAGAAGGACCTGGATGTTCTTCCtgctgtgtctgctgtgtgtcttCATGGCCTGGATGGTTTCAGACCAAAAGAAACATCTTGTTGGTCCTGAGAAGGAAGAATATGAAGCAAAGAAGGCTGAGCTGTGGAAGACAGGGGCCGAAATTATGCAGATGATACAGAAGAGACGACTGAAGATTCAGGAGATCAAACACTCAGTGGAGCTCAGTGATGAAGATGCTGATagagagatagcagaaggtgttcagATCTTCACTGctctgaaggagtctgttgaAAGAAGCCAGGCCGAGCTCATCGAGACaatcaaagagaagcagaaaatgACAAAGCAACCAGCTGAAGGCTTCATCACagagctggaacaggaaatctctgagctgcagaagagaagcactgaggtggagcagctctcacagtctgaagaccacctccatcttctccagagCTTCACCTCCCTGAATGATGTTCCACCCTCCAAGGACTGGACAGAAGTCAACATCCATCCACCTTCATATGAGGGGTTTGTGAGGAGAGCTGTGACTCAGCTGGAAGAGACGCTCAGTGAACAGATGAAGAAGCTGGTTCGGGTCGAGCTGAAGAGGGTCCAGCAGTCtgcagtggatgtgactcttgatcctgatacagcaAATCATAGACTCATCCTGTCTAATGATGGAAAACAAGTTCATGCTAGTGATATGTGGAGGAATCTCCCAGACAATCTAAAGAGATTCTTTAACTATGTTTTTGTCTTAGCAAAGCAGAGTTTCTCTTCAGGAAGATTTTATTACGAGGTTCAGGTTAAAGGGAAGACTGCGTGGACTTTAGGAGTGGCCAGAGAGTCGGTCAACAGGAAGGGacaaactctaccaactcctcaGGATGGTTACTGGACGATATGGTTGAGGAATGACAATGAGTACAAAGCTCTAGCTGGCCCTGatgtccttctctctctgaagtctcggcctcagaaggtgggggtgtttgtggattatgaggagggtctggtctccttttatgatgttgatgctgaagcgcttatctactcctttactggctgctccttcactgagaaactctacCCATTCTTCAGTCCCGAACCTCACTATGGTGGTAAAAACTATGCccctctgatcatctctcctgtcagTCACTGA